A genome region from Nocardia sp. NBC_01730 includes the following:
- a CDS encoding TetR/AcrR family transcriptional regulator codes for MSTREGLIESTRALLWERGYVGTSPKSIQQRAGAGQGSMYHHFAGKQDLALAAICRTAEDLRAGADAQLSAAGTAYTRIATYLRRERDVLRGCPIGRLTQDPDVMVTPALRTPIEETFTWLRGRLTQVVQEGLDRGELDPTLDPAATATTIVAVLQGGYVLARADDTRDPFDQAVAGILGLLAAHTVA; via the coding sequence GGTACGTCGGTACCAGCCCGAAGTCGATCCAGCAACGGGCCGGTGCCGGGCAGGGCAGCATGTACCACCACTTCGCAGGCAAACAGGATTTGGCTCTCGCCGCGATCTGCCGAACCGCCGAAGATTTGCGGGCCGGCGCCGATGCCCAACTGTCCGCTGCGGGAACGGCCTATACCCGCATCGCCACCTATCTGCGTCGCGAGCGTGATGTCCTGCGGGGGTGTCCCATCGGAAGGCTCACCCAGGACCCGGACGTTATGGTCACTCCCGCCCTCCGCACACCGATAGAAGAAACCTTCACCTGGTTACGTGGACGTCTCACGCAGGTCGTTCAGGAGGGTCTGGACCGCGGAGAGTTGGACCCCACGCTCGACCCTGCCGCTACCGCCACGACGATCGTCGCTGTCCTACAGGGTGGCTACGTCCTCGCACGCGCCGACGACACCCGGGACCCGTTCGACCAAGCGGTCGCGGGCATCCTCGGCCTTCTTGCCGCGCATACCGTCGCGTAA
- a CDS encoding (R)-mandelonitrile lyase — MHISHTTTTAVAPAEWITGDAWFETLASPDGLSRTQVDRVRFAPGARTVWHRHPLGQVLIVTEGTGLVQRRGGRIETIRVGDTVRIAPGEWHWHGATSTTAMTHLAVEEIPEDGAGSEAGDAVTDAEYHADHHTGTAGTAHSVTRSVLLDQPLPTPQNLHRVEIRRIAIAPGHAGGLHVHNCPVFGSIESGSVVYQVDGEPPTVLGSGDVFYEPKGVRIARFDAQDDGVTFLGYFLLDAGEAPEIEFPTARDSGQTS; from the coding sequence ATGCATATATCGCACACGACCACCACTGCGGTTGCTCCTGCCGAGTGGATCACTGGCGACGCGTGGTTCGAGACGCTGGCCAGTCCCGACGGGTTGTCGCGAACCCAGGTTGATCGCGTCCGCTTCGCACCAGGGGCTCGCACCGTGTGGCACCGGCACCCCCTGGGCCAAGTGCTCATCGTTACGGAGGGCACTGGCCTCGTGCAGCGTCGCGGCGGGCGCATCGAGACCATCCGGGTGGGCGACACTGTTCGCATCGCTCCCGGCGAATGGCACTGGCACGGCGCCACTTCCACAACTGCCATGACCCACCTGGCCGTCGAGGAAATTCCGGAAGACGGCGCCGGATCCGAAGCCGGAGATGCCGTCACCGACGCCGAATATCACGCTGACCATCACACCGGAACCGCCGGAACCGCTCACTCGGTCACCCGCTCGGTTCTGCTCGACCAGCCACTGCCGACACCCCAGAATCTCCACCGGGTCGAGATTCGGCGCATCGCTATCGCGCCAGGACATGCCGGCGGACTGCATGTGCACAACTGCCCGGTCTTCGGCAGTATCGAGAGCGGTTCGGTCGTCTATCAGGTCGACGGCGAGCCACCCACCGTGCTCGGCTCCGGCGATGTGTTCTACGAGCCGAAAGGTGTCCGCATAGCGCGTTTCGACGCGCAGGACGACGGCGTCACGTTCCTCGGGTACTTCCTGCTCGATGCTGGAGAGGCTCCCGAGATCGAGTTCCCCACCGCTCGCGACAGCGGCCAGACCAGCTAG
- a CDS encoding NAD(P)-dependent oxidoreductase: MNKKTDTSVTVIGLGLMGQALAGAFLKAGHTTTVWNRTTSKADQLVAEGARLAPTVGDALEAGSVTIICVTDYKAMHELLGASDIELDGTMLINLTSGDSAQAREAARWAEQRGAHYLDGAIMAIPPAIGTAEAVILHSGSQSDFEAHKSTLDALGTVTYLGADHGLASLYDVAGLAMMWSVLNAWLQGTALLRTAGVDAATYAPFAQQIAAGVAEWLPGYAEQIDSGSFPVEVSALETDARAMAHLIEESEAVGVNAELPKLIKAMADRSIAAGHGGEQYPVLIEEFGKPRND, encoded by the coding sequence ATGAACAAAAAGACCGATACCTCCGTGACAGTCATCGGACTCGGACTGATGGGCCAGGCACTCGCCGGTGCGTTCCTGAAAGCCGGGCATACCACAACCGTGTGGAACCGTACGACCTCCAAGGCCGACCAGTTGGTGGCCGAGGGCGCACGGCTGGCGCCAACGGTCGGCGACGCGCTCGAGGCAGGTTCGGTGACGATCATCTGCGTCACCGACTACAAGGCCATGCACGAGTTGCTCGGCGCGAGCGATATCGAGCTGGACGGCACAATGTTGATCAACTTGACCTCGGGCGATTCGGCCCAGGCCCGGGAGGCTGCCCGATGGGCCGAGCAGCGCGGCGCCCATTACCTGGATGGCGCCATCATGGCCATCCCGCCTGCGATCGGGACCGCCGAGGCGGTGATTCTGCACAGCGGGTCGCAGTCGGACTTCGAGGCACACAAGTCAACACTCGACGCGCTCGGCACCGTCACCTACCTTGGTGCGGACCATGGGCTGGCATCCCTGTACGACGTGGCCGGCCTAGCCATGATGTGGAGCGTCCTGAACGCCTGGCTCCAGGGCACTGCCCTGCTCAGGACGGCCGGCGTAGACGCCGCGACGTATGCGCCGTTTGCGCAGCAGATCGCTGCCGGTGTGGCCGAATGGCTGCCTGGGTATGCCGAGCAGATCGACAGCGGCTCCTTCCCTGTCGAGGTGTCGGCCCTGGAGACCGACGCGCGGGCGATGGCACACCTGATCGAGGAGAGCGAGGCGGTGGGTGTCAACGCCGAACTGCCGAAGTTGATCAAGGCGATGGCTGACCGCTCGATCGCCGCCGGACACGGTGGGGAGCAGTATCCCGTGCTGATCGAAGAGTTCGGCAAACCCCGCAACGACTGA
- a CDS encoding MerR family transcriptional regulator: protein MRIGELSRRTGVNAHQLRYYEAQDLLEAGRGANGYREYDENAVLRVKQIRHLLGAGLSSEDIAYLLPCAVGEAPTLPGCPELLAAMRSRLQRLDDQMDRLAQSRDALADYIDAAEQTGSESYPPFDDVDNLEPVPA, encoded by the coding sequence ATGCGGATCGGGGAACTGAGTCGTCGGACGGGCGTCAACGCCCATCAGTTGCGCTACTACGAGGCCCAGGACCTGCTGGAGGCAGGCCGCGGCGCGAACGGTTACCGCGAGTACGACGAGAACGCCGTGCTGCGGGTGAAACAGATCCGGCACCTGCTTGGCGCCGGTCTATCCTCCGAGGACATCGCGTACCTGCTGCCCTGTGCAGTCGGAGAGGCCCCGACCCTGCCCGGGTGTCCCGAGTTGCTGGCCGCGATGCGGTCACGGCTGCAGCGACTGGACGATCAGATGGACAGGCTCGCTCAATCCCGCGACGCTCTCGCCGACTACATTGATGCCGCCGAGCAGACGGGCAGCGAGAGCTATCCGCCCTTTGACGATGTTGACAACCTGGAGCCCGTCCCCGCCTGA